GAGAATATGTCACGAACTTGACAGGTATTAGTTCTAGAAAAGTGCTGTTCATTCAGTTATTTATAGGATGTCAAAAGCACTGTGAAGGAAAACCAGGCATGAACTGATTAGTAATGCATTGAGCTTGAATTAAACATCCCAACCATAGCGAACTCACACTTACACTCGCAGAGCCATCTGACACTCGCAAAGCTGCAACCCAACTTTGCCAAAAGAGCAGCACGGCTGCAATCATCCACTGCCACTTAACGGATGCTTGAACCTGAACCCAAAGGGCAACATCTGAAACGGCGCAGGTCAGTGAACGTGTTCTCCGTGGCAAAAGGCAGCGCATGTCGGCAGTAGCACGAACTGAGAAGCATTCAGATAATTATGCAGGAAATATTCTGCCAAAAACGCCAGACACATTGGGTATTCTTTTTTCTCAAGTAGACTTGGCAGAAGCTGTAGATCATTCGTTCAAACGGACATCACTCATGGCTATCGTGTCGTGCGAGAGACCAACTGAAACTACTTGGTGTGTCACGGTTGGTCCTCTCCGAGTCTCCGTTCCATTCTGTCACGCTCGTCCATTCTGTGGTTTGGCGAGCGCGCTGGTCTGTACTGGCACCTGGGGAGCGAGGCAGGAGAGCCTCCGAAGTCCGAGCCGAGGCCGCAGCGGTCTGTCAGGTTCAGGCTGGCGATGCCGTCCGCGTTGACCAATCAATGTTTCTCTTCTCCCCGGAGCATGCTCCGGGGAACCGTGTGGGCCCTCTGCCGCTTGTGTCCTGAAACCGGTTGACGAGGCGTTGACCGCAGCTACTCGGAGTGACCTTCTAGCAGGCTGCcagtacagtgcgggtgccGGCCTCTGGACTTTTAAGTATTCAACACTTGATCTTTGACTGCAGATAGAACGGGATCGTCCATGTGCGCATGCATCGTACGGTTCTCTTCGTTGATTGATCGCCGTCGTTGTCTCTCCAGCCAATGGTCACGCGTAGCGCTGGAACACCCTGGCATGTTGCGAGGGGCGACGACGAAAATGCTGGGAAGAAACCGATTGTGTCGTGACCCTCAGGGGTAGCCCCATAGTGTgatatttttctttcttttagagaaatcAATCATGGGGTTGCCCTCGAGGGCCTATTGGATTTATAGCGGATTGGAGGGAATTAGGATAACTCTACAAACTAAAATTCTCTTCAGCCCCCTCTAATCCTTCTGAATCTTCTTGGAGAGGGAATTAATCGGACAAGTCCAACCACTGCTATTGATCGCGACTGCTATTGATTAGCATGTGCTACAGGTGCCGATCGCTGCTTGGAAGAGGACACACGTTAGAAAAAAGGGCGCATGCGTGTGATATCCTTGGGGCCTTTCTTGGCTGCTTTGTTACGGTTGTTTCGAGGGCCTCTCGGTGCCGTTGATGAGATGGAAAAGGTGCAGAGACCGGAGACGGTGTGCTCGACGTCCTGTACGTCAAGGTCAACCTTCAGGTAGCCATCACGAATATTCCTAGGTACAATTTTTTCTCGAATTTTGAGCATATTTTTCTTCTCTCTTTATTGCGTCATGGATGGTCGTCACGTCAATCCTCTAAATGGACTGCTTACATATCTTTCTGTGTGGTTATATAGGGCCTCTTTAGTTCCCAGCGCAAAAACGCAAAAAAactgtaaacgcaaaattttcgaaggaatcttactaatttaaaatactaaatgaagtctatttataaaactttttgcatggatgggctgtaaatcgcgagacgaatctaatgagcctacttaatccatgttttgcaacagtgatgctacagtatccaaccgctaattattgcttaatcatggattaattagcatcattagattcgtctcgcgatttacaacccatctgtgcaaaaagttttgtaaatagacttcatttagtacttcaaattgacaagattcttttgcaaaatactttttTGCATTTACGCGCcctgatctaaacaggcccatATACACAAAAGATCAGCTATCCCATCCCCGTGATGTCATCAGCTGCTGACGTGTGCATCTTGAAGGCGTCCCCCTCGCAGCACCAAGTGACACATTGCCTCATAAAATCagaattctttttttttgcaacTTCTAATTCCCCCCGTGAAATCAATATAATGCTTTGCTTTTCTATCACTGGCATTAAATTAAAACTCGTCAATAGATGCTCCAATGGGCAACCCGAAGAAACTCTTTTTTTAGTGAGGCTTCTATATTCAGAACTGCAGAAGTAATCTCCAACTCCACGTACGAGAACCCTGTATCTCATTTTAAACCACCTTTGTGGACAATCCGTAGTACGATGCACGTCAGATCGTTGACGATGATCTCTCATCTCATCCCTCGTAGGATTGGAGAAAGAAACCCAAACCCAATCCAATGAGTACCCTTTTTCAATTTTTTGCAATGGGCGTATGTAAACTTTTctctccattccaaattacaattcgttttgattttcgtatatctagatgcataataaaatatatatatctagaaaagTCATACAAATTATAATTTGGGATGGAGGCAGTAATCGTCCATTCGTAGCTTGAAAATTGAGATATCTCGTGTATTTTCTAAGAAAAACAAGAATCCATATTATCCGTCATGTCAAAATGAATGGCGACCACTGGCCTAATCGATATGCATGACACCTGACCAAGGGATACGATCATACGATGACAGTGGAGCCTCATGGTCAACTGGATTGGAAGAGATGAGATCCAAATCCCGGATCCTCGAAAATTTGCTTTCAACCTGAACGAGATGCTCAAACATCCCGGAGCAATCCCCACCGTCCAACGAGGTCAAAGCTCGACATCCATCCCGAAACCAGGGACCGAGCCTTCCGTTCCAATCTCCTCCTCCACATGGAAGCTCCCCGCCACGACGCGGCTCCCATTGGCCATTGTCCCGCTGCGGGCCCCACCAGAGACGGCCCCCCGAGCCTCCACGTCCGCATCGAGAAGTCACGGTCGCAGCGACTGCAGCCGCAGCAGAACTGAGCCCACCATTAAACCCAACGGCCGCCCCGTGCTCCCGAAGGAACCCGCCCGGCCCGGCCGTTGCTTCCCCGCagctcccgccgccgcaggAGCAGCAGCTGAGTTGACTCCGCCAGCCAcctcctccggcgccgccgtTCCTGTAACCCGCCGTGCCCGGATGGACGATGGTTCATCCTCGCCGGCCTCGGCCCGCGGGGGCGGGGCCCCCCAGGTCGCGGTGGCCGTGCGAGGGGACGGCCGCGGCAGCCGCCGCGCGGCGCGGTGGGCCGCTGCCAGCATGGtccccgccggcggccgcgtcgCGCTCGTCCACGTCATCCCGCCCCTCTCCTTCGTGCCGTCTCCATGTAAGGAAGGAGCCTTCCTCCCCCTCGGATCacctcgcccccccccccccccccccccacccactTCTCTCTTCTCTTCCCATTTCGGTCCGGAATCGGCAGCGAGCTGACGACGATGTGTTCGTATTTCCGGCGAAGCGGGGGAGAGGGTGCCGGTGGAGAAGATGGAGCGGGAGGTGGTGGAGATGTACGCGCAGGACCgccgggcgcgcgcgcaggaggTCTTCCTCCCCTTCCGCCGCCTCTGCGCCCGCAGAGCCGTGAGTCCTCTCGTGCTCCTTACCGGCGGCCCAGCCGCGCAGCCATTAATTTTAAACCCCCCGGTTCTATTGATTAGTCTCTCTGCTATACGAACTCCGTCTGATGATCGATCGCTTCGTGCCTTGCGAATCGGAGCGCGCAGGTGGAGACGGTGGTTCTGGAAGGGGACAGCGTCGCGCAGGCGCTGGTGAGCTACGCGGCGGAGTCCGGCGTCCGCAGCCTCGTGCTCGGGAACGCCTCCCTCACCTGGCTTCGGAGGTGAGGATTTAATTCTGAGAACCTTTTCTCCCACCTCGTACAGATGGTGGTTTGAATTTCACTTTTGGGCACTGTTGGTACCTGATTGGACTTTTGCCGAAATGAAAATTAGAGGACATGGGACAAGGACCGGGAAGGAGTGTCCTTGTCCTTTCTGAGATGTGCCTCGTTCTGCCACGCTAACCATTTGGCTTGCGAAAGGGTGGTAGATGAATGAGCATACCTTATTGTATGAAAAACCAACCTCTATTTTACCTGTTTATGTTTTGAGTGGAGTATGATAGGACTAACTTTACCTCCAAAAGTGTATCTCATTCaagtcaaacaagatgccggaggaatggaggagaagtatattagtaccgatcttcaagaataagggagatgttcaaagttgtactaactaccgggggattaagctgatgagccatacgatgaaactttgggagagggttatcgagcatcgtctaagaggattgacaagggtgacccaaaaccagtttgggttcatgcctgagaggtcgaccatggaggcgattttcttagtacgacagttgatggagagatatagagaggagaagaaggacttacacatggtctttattgacctagagaaggcgtatgataaagtaccgagagacgtcatgtggtgggccttggaaaaacacaaagttccaactaagtatattaccctcatcaaggatatgtacaaggatgcgatgacttgtgttcgaacatgtgatggcgataccagtgactttccaattaaaattggactacatcaggggtcagcattgagcccttatctatttgctttggtgatggatgaggtcacaagggacatacagggtgatatcccttggtgtatgctctttgctgatgatgtggtgctagttgatgagagtagggtaggggttaatatgaagttagagctgtggagacacacgttagagtcgagggggttcagactgagtaggaccaagaccgagtatatgatgtgcgactttagcccgactaggcatgaggatggggacgttagcctcgaaggtcaagtggtggccaagaaggatactttccggtatctaggatcaatgcttcagaaagatggagacattgatgaagatgttagacatagaatttcagccgggtggttgaagtggcggcaggcttcgggcgtcctctgtgacaagaaggtgctacagaggctaaaaggtaagttctataggacggcgattcgcccagcgatgctatacggtgctgaatgttggcctacaaaaaggcgacatgttcagcaactgagtgtagcagagatgcgtatgctgcgttggttctgcgggcatacaagaagggacagaatccggaacgaagagattcgagatagggtcggggtggcacctatcgatgagaagttgattcaacatcggttgagatggtttggacatgtacaacggaggcctcccgaggcgccggtgcgtagtggagttttaaagcggggcgataatgtaaagagaggtagaggtagacctagactaacttgggacgagacggttaagagagaccttaaggaatatcgctaaggaattagttatggataggagcgcttggagattagcaattaatgtacctgaaccgtgacctttgttactttttatttaacccctaactcttcctttggcttgtgcactttttgtgtttcttattcttgttttctgtgggtttcatctctagcctaccccatcttgcttgggacaaaaggctaagttgttgttgttgttgttgtagtgTATCTCATTCAAGAGGTCAGGGCTCTAACTTTGTTAATTTTTTTCTGGAAATCTCTTCTAAAGACTAGAGTTTGCTTTTGAGAACACAAAGGCCAAAAGCGATGTGATAGGGATCAGGGGGATTATTGTCACCTGTGTAGCCTTTTGGCTGGAACTTAAAAAGGAAAGCAAACTGGCTAGGGAGCAAAAAGGAGAATACCTTTTAAGATAGTGAGATGTGCCTACGCATTTGCCTGGTAAAAATATGATAGGTGCATGCATGTACATTGCGATTGGTCTTCTAGCTTTCATGAAGACCAAACGTCTTTTAAGCCTGTTTATGTTTTTCAATATAATACGATACAGCTAACCTATTGTGCCTGGGCAGGAGTGACGGCAGCAGGGATGATACTGAACCATGCTGATCTGTGCTTGTAATGTACTAGTACAACTGATCTGTGCTTTTCGTTCCAATTGAGTAGTTGGTGGAGAATTTCTAGTTGACTACCTTTGTGAATGACATGGACAAAAGGTCCATTTGGGATATTTTGCCACAAAAAGGCTCAGTTATCCTCTTTTTCGAGGATTGGGATCAGCTCAAAAAATGATTTTGCCACCTTGCATCACAATTCACGAACCTCTAATAGATTTTTTATTCCTGCAAAGGCTACCTTGCTCAGCTGTCATAAAATATTTTCGCTGACAAAATAGTGGATGTATTTTACAAGTTCTATCAACTGTTGTGCATTTTGGTGCAATCAGTATGTGTCTCAactgccaaatatgtttggtgGATCTAGTTTGTTGCTTGTGGTATCCTGATAGACTCTTTCTCAGTATTGTGTACCTCTAGCTATGTTTTTCCCCATGAGCTGTTCATAAAGTTGTACCAACTCCTATCAAATTGAAAAGCTTGAAGCTCTCTATTCTCTTTCCATTTTAAACCCTGTATATGCCGTGTTGTGCTCTGCGTTTTCTGTATGATTCTCTGTGACAATTCTTCTTGCCTAACTATGTTAATATCGTATATTACTTCAAAGGAGAAACATTTCCATGTTTGTTGGTTGAACCCGATATCAACTCTAAATGCATAAGAAGGGAAAAAAAATCATACTGTCTGTTTATATTCTGAATTTTTCCACTAAATGGTGCTACTATTCCTTTTTCAGGATGTTACGGCTCCGAGATGTGCCTTTTATGGTTCTGAAAACCGTGCCAAGTTCATGCAATGTATTTGTTGTGTCCCGGCGCAGATTAACAATAAAATTTGCAAATCTGGCTCGTACGAGCAGTATGTGTCGATCAATTTGCTTTCTTTCAATAATTTTGTCTTTGTTACATTTTGTACTGATATCCTATTGTCTTAAACAAATATTTCTTTACAGAGTCAAACAATGTAAGGATTCAGTCAATAAGTCATAAAGCATTCAGTCAAATACAGAGGGACTGGTTGCAAGATAAACAGTCATTTAATAATCTGGTTGATGATGAAATACTGAAATATTCTGGAAATTCTAGCTTGGACTCACAGTCTCAAGTCTGCAGTTCTCTTAGCACTTCTTCAAATGCTGTTAAAAGTTCAGAAAGTCAAAGAAGAGGTCTCTTAGGAAGCTTAGGTCGAAAGACACCAAGGAGAGAAGGGAACAAAGATATTGGTGCTATTGGCCAATGGAAGGAAGTTTGTTACGTTGCCTTAAGCTCAGTCGAAGAGGTCAGAGATGTTTTTCCAGCCTTGATGATATTCTGAATAATGCTTGCTTCCATATGTAGTCTACAATATTGCAATGCTGACTTTGTTTTCTGGCTTAACTTGCAGTCTCAACCTATAGATGAAGTAGCAACACTGAGAAAGGAGCTGAAAGATACTTTGATGATGTATGACAGAGCTTGTGAGAATCTCGCTCATGCTAAGGAAAAGGTTAGCAATTTGAGAGAGAACACCATTTGGCTTGGAAACATGAGCTGTCTGTCAATTCGCTACAACACATTCTTATTTACATTTCAAATATCATTTTTTAGAAGGTTGATAATAATCTCATGAATTGGTTGCTACCATCTGTACATTGGTCTTTCATTTAGCATTTCACCCCTTTGGTGTAAGGTTTTTACATTTTGTCTCTTTTGATCTCTGATGTTTCAGATTCAGATAATTTCTGGTGAGTGCCGTGAAGATGTGAATAAGGTGCAAGACGCGCTACAAAGAGAGGAAGAGTTGAAACAGGCTGTTGCAAATAAGAAAACGAAATATTTACAAGCAATTGGAGCAGTTGAGATGGCAAAAGAATCATTTGCTCACGAGGCCTATTCCAAACACAAGGCTGAATTTGTAGCTAACATGGTGTCTACTGAGAAGGTTAAGGTTGTGGATGCTCTTTTGTCAACAGGCAAAAGTTGCAGGCGGTACTCCAGACATGAAATAGAGCTTGCCACAGATTACTTTTCTGATGCAAAGAAGATCGGTGAGGGAGGCTATGGGAATGTATACAGGTGTACCCTTGATCACACTGAAGTAGCTGTCAAGGTTATTCAACAAGATTCCAGTGACAAGATCGATGAATTTTTAAGAGAGGTACATTTATctatatttttgtaattttcTCATAGGACATTAATTGCTTTTTCAGTTGCTGAAACTTGTGGTGATCTTTCCACACTTTTTCTTATATTTTACGTTTCTTCAATTTCAATCTATTGTCCATACCCCATAATCACAAAGGGAAAATAATTACATAATATATATTTGGATGAAGGACTCATTACATTGATCTATTGTGTGATATCATTCAGGTGGAGATTCTTGGCAAACTTCACCATCCCAACTTGGTTTTACTGCTTGGTTTTTGTCCTGAAATCGGATGCCTTGTGTACGAATATATGGAGAATGGTAGTCTAGAAGACCTACTTATCAACAATAAGGGGCAACCACTCCATTGGTTTCTGCGATTCCAAATTATCTTTGACGTATCTTGTGGGCTTGCTTTCTTGCATGGAACGAAACCGGAGCCTATCGTCCATCGTGACCTAAAGCCTGGAAATATCTTGCTGGACAAGAATTATGTAAGCAAAATTGGTGATGTTGGTTTCGCTAAGCTCATATCAGACCTCGTTCCTGAAGGGCTTACAGAGTACAGAGACACTGTCATCGCTGGCACACTGTTTTACATGGACCCTGAGTACCAATTAACAGGAACAGTTCGGCCAAAATCAGATCTTTTTGCATTGGGGATCATTATTCTTCAACTACTAACCGGCAAACGTCCACATGGGCTGGTATGCAGCGTAGAAGAGGCGATTGAAAAGGGGACTTTGCCTGATATTCTTGACAAGTCTCAAACTGATTGGCCAATTGCTGAGGCAGAGATGCTGGCAAAACTTGGGTTGCGGTGTACAGCCTTAAAATGCAGGGACAGACCTAATCTTGAGTCGGAGGTGCTTCCAGAGCTGGAAAATATCCTGAGCAGGGTAACTGATTCTCTGAAACTTGAAAACATTGTTGCACCAAGCCACTTCATCTGCCCTATATTGCAGGTAAAAAATAGTTCCGTACTTCACTGCATAGTACCATTTCTTGCTCTAGATAAACGGGGGAGTTTTGAACTTTTTATGCAGGAGGTGATGGAAGATCCTTATGTTGCTGCTGATGGCCACACCTATGAGCACAGGGCAATTAAAACTTGGCTCAAGAAACACAAGGTATCCCCGGTCACCAATCAGAGGCTTCCACATCTATCCATAATTCCCAACCATTCATTACATGCGGCGATACAGCAATGGAAATCGCGGACATCTTTTTGAAATCACGAGATGACTAGTGTTTTTGTGTCTATATATAATCTGATTGATCATTATACCTTTTGAGTTCAGCTGTAAATAAATAGCAGATAGATGTATAACGTAGTAGCGGTAAAAGTTAGTGTTGTAGGAATAAGTTGTTTTTCTGGCTTAAGATTGGTGAGTGGGTATAGCCTAACTGGCTTCCTGTTATTGAAAGATGTAAAAACTTACTACAGACTCAATTTTGGCTAGATGCTATATGGTATGGTAGGTATCTTCTGGAAGATTTTTTCCCCCCTCGGATATGCAGGAGATCTGCGtaagagaaaagaagaaaacaaATGCAAACACCACATAGCACCACACTGCACCACACCACAATGCTATATGAGCTGTTTGGTACCAGCAGCAGACCACAATGCACCTTCTACGACAGCCCTCAACCCTTACATCAGGGGAAGCTGCAGCAAGAATATTTGTCAGAAGGTACCCTTTTTTTATCTGTTGGAAGGGCCATTTACCATGTTGTGTGTGGTTTCTTTGAGATCAAGTAACATGGTGAAATGCCAGTACTGCAATGTACTCAGTGCACATCAATGTCAGTTTTGTAGTTACATACTTCCATTCTTATGAGCGTGCCATCCGAAGACAGAAAGGTATGCTCTGTACAGAACATCGAAGGAATAATATATAGAACAAGGACTGATGAAGTCCAACATGAATGTCTAACACCATTGTTCGTGATGTTGTCGGTGAAACCACTGTGGAAGCACCTTATTAAATACAGCTGAATGCATGAAAATGGGCTGCTCTTGGAGGCAAATGACAAGATTACTGAATCACTATGAAAACGACCTGCTTCTCAGGGCTTGTACTTGTGTATGAGAAAAAGGCGAGCAGTAGCTCCTACTTCTTTCGGAACAGGTAGTGCGCAACCATCCATTCATCACCATTGTTGTATGCAAAAAGTTCAGCGACGGCGATGAAGAATGTTCGCCAATAAGCTATCCATTTGGTAGTTGATTCCTTCCCGTAAGTTTTCTCAAAGATGGGCCTAATGGAAGTGATGCTCCGGTCCATACGTTTCAGCCACTCCTCACTGCAGAAATGCTTAGGTCAATTAATATACACTGTATGCTGGATTATTTTCAGCGCTAGTTTAGATGACCTCATTGCCTGTCATTTTGTCCCGATAACGTATAAAGTCGATATTACTTTGGTTTACAGTGGTAGCTAAGTGCAAAATGAGAAATTCCACTCACAAGATCAAGATTGAAATGTAAGTTTTGCATCGCAGGATTTGCTAGTAGAACTTTAAAAAATCATGTTAGAATGCATGATTATTGAGGGTAGATACTTTGAACTTTGGGAAGGACGCACCTAGTTCTAGCATAATGCGTGCCACTGACAAGCCAATGATTGACCACAGATACATCTTCCTGAACCAATATATAGTCAGTAAATATCAATGTCCATATGTTGATCAGAGTCGGTAAATATAAACGTTCATACAAATTTTGATCAGCAGCCAGTCATTATTCATGTTTAGTGAACTGCATATGATAATTGGTAAGTACAATAAATAGGGAAATATGATTGGTTAGAAATCACCTGAAAGTAGAGTAGAAGGTTTGATGATGGCATTGTTCCTCCGGTGAAGAAATACCTTGTGATCCAATCATCATCATTTTTATCCTGTTGAAATTTTGAAGTTATGATGATTCACATGGCAGCTacataaaaatgcaaaacatCAAATAACCAATAGCTCAAAGAAGAGGTGAGCTTATTTCATTTTTGAATAACCGGATGTTTTCGTGCTACCTCCCACAACACTGGTGAGGGTTAGCAATTCTAACTTTACAGAAATTCCTCTGTTACTTTCAGTAAGGATAAGACGCCAAAAAATTAAGTTCACTTGGAACGTATTTGCTATTAATGTTCAAGTATGACGCGCATCAGCTGACACAAATATAGCTACATGCCTACGTGCACCAGAGAAATACAAATCCATATAAAAAGCAAGCCATATAACTGGTGGCAGAACGATCCATGTAAAAGGCAAGCCGTTTCAGATGAAGCCAATACCAAATGACCAATGAAAATGCAGGATCATAAGTGCACCTCAAAATGATATGCAAATGTCTTGTGGCAGAAGTAGTGAACAAATAATAAGCCGTCCTCTTTCATCCACTTGGATATCTTCTTAAGAAGTGACTTGTAGTTTTTCATGTGCTGCATAACAGGACATGAGACCATGCCAAACAATCATTTGCCTTGGCGAATAAAAAAACAGCAATAGAACAAATTGAATTATACCTCAAACATCTCTATGGATATGATCCTGTCAAAAGACCCGCCCATCTCAAACTTGCTGATATCTGCCACAATTATCTCAACATTTGACAGCTCATTTTCCCTGAACAGAATTGCAAAGTATTAGAGGCAGGGAAACATAAATTATTTGGACAAATGGTGGCGCAAGATCTGTCTGCATACTGAGGAAACCAAGATGCACGCCAAACATAAATTCTGTTAAAATTAATCAGAGAAAATATGGTGAAACAGCTCACTAAAATTAATCAGAGAAAATATGGTGAAAATATGGTACTGAAACCTCACTAGCTGAAATAACTTCAAATTAACCAAGTGATTTAACAACATGATGAAGATGAATTAACTTGCAGCATCACGAATAGGATGCATAATTAAGTTTGCAGTACATAAAAACCAATGGACTCAGCAAACCATCCGAGCACTGAAACCGGCAGCACTTCTTACCTACATTGCTCGTCTATGAAAGCTTTTTGCGTGGTAGAGTTGCATATCCCTGTCACGCTGCAGTTCTTGTA
The genomic region above belongs to Panicum hallii strain FIL2 chromosome 4, PHallii_v3.1, whole genome shotgun sequence and contains:
- the LOC112888749 gene encoding U-box domain-containing protein 34-like, coding for MDDGSSSPASARGGGAPQVAVAVRGDGRGSRRAARWAAASMVPAGGRVALVHVIPPLSFVPSPSGERVPVEKMEREVVEMYAQDRRARAQEVFLPFRRLCARRAVETVVLEGDSVAQALVSYAAESGVRSLVLGNASLTWLRRMLRLRDVPFMVLKTVPSSCNVFVVSRRRLTIKFANLARTSKSNNVRIQSISHKAFSQIQRDWLQDKQSFNNLVDDEILKYSGNSSLDSQSQVCSSLSTSSNAVKSSESQRRGLLGSLGRKTPRREGNKDIGAIGQWKEVCYVALSSVEESQPIDEVATLRKELKDTLMMYDRACENLAHAKEKIQIISGECREDVNKVQDALQREEELKQAVANKKTKYLQAIGAVEMAKESFAHEAYSKHKAEFVANMVSTEKVKVVDALLSTGKSCRRYSRHEIELATDYFSDAKKIGEGGYGNVYRCTLDHTEVAVKVIQQDSSDKIDEFLREVEILGKLHHPNLVLLLGFCPEIGCLVYEYMENGSLEDLLINNKGQPLHWFLRFQIIFDVSCGLAFLHGTKPEPIVHRDLKPGNILLDKNYVSKIGDVGFAKLISDLVPEGLTEYRDTVIAGTLFYMDPEYQLTGTVRPKSDLFALGIIILQLLTGKRPHGLVCSVEEAIEKGTLPDILDKSQTDWPIAEAEMLAKLGLRCTALKCRDRPNLESEVLPELENILSRVTDSLKLENIVAPSHFICPILQEVMEDPYVAADGHTYEHRAIKTWLKKHKVSPVTNQRLPHLSIIPNHSLHAAIQQWKSRTSF
- the LOC112888750 gene encoding (S)-coclaurine N-methyltransferase-like; translation: MVAASAAERAYGAAARSALAALERNLIPDAVTRRLTRLLLAQRLRQGYLPSAPLQLQQLLYFVHSLQEMPIAIETDKAKAQHYELPTTFFKLVLGRNLKYSSCYFPNESSTLEDAEVAMMELYCERAKVQDGQSILDVGCGWGSLSLHIAKKYKNCSVTGICNSTTQKAFIDEQCRENELSNVEIIVADISKFEMGGSFDRIISIEMFEHMKNYKSLLKKISKWMKEDGLLFVHYFCHKTFAYHFEDKNDDDWITRYFFTGGTMPSSNLLLYFQEDVSVVNHWLVSGTHYARTSEEWLKRMDRSITSIRPIFEKTYGKESTTKWIAYWRTFFIAVAELFAYNNGDEWMVAHYLFRKK